In Stenotrophomonas sp. 610A2, one DNA window encodes the following:
- a CDS encoding STM4013/SEN3800 family hydrolase, translating into MLETRLPDMHRIVGSHDVVMITLDALRFDAAQRCFERGELPVLAPHLPADGWELRHTPGSFTYAAHSAFFAGFLPTPALPGPHPRLFALEFEGSETIVPETFVFSGRADIVGGFRDQGYRTICIGGVGFFNRRNALGSQLPGLFEESHWQPELGVTAIDSTERQVALACERLQAAGEQRCFLFINVSAIHQPNRHYQPGCDADGLDSHCAALRYVDGELAALFAALRARGPAFVIICSDHGTAYGEDGFHGHRLAHETVMNVPYAHFVLSP; encoded by the coding sequence ATGCTTGAGACCCGCTTGCCCGACATGCACCGCATCGTCGGCAGCCATGACGTGGTGATGATCACCCTGGACGCGCTGCGCTTCGATGCGGCCCAGCGCTGCTTCGAGCGCGGCGAGCTGCCGGTGCTTGCGCCGCACCTGCCGGCCGATGGCTGGGAGCTGCGGCATACGCCGGGCAGCTTCACCTATGCGGCGCACTCGGCGTTCTTTGCCGGCTTCCTGCCCACGCCTGCGCTGCCAGGGCCGCATCCGCGCCTGTTCGCGCTGGAGTTTGAAGGCAGCGAGACCATCGTGCCGGAGACGTTCGTGTTCTCCGGCCGTGCCGATATCGTCGGCGGCTTCCGTGATCAGGGTTACCGCACCATCTGCATTGGCGGCGTTGGCTTCTTCAACCGCCGCAATGCGCTGGGCTCGCAACTGCCAGGCCTGTTCGAGGAAAGCCACTGGCAGCCCGAGCTCGGCGTGACCGCGATCGACTCCACCGAGCGCCAGGTGGCACTGGCCTGCGAGCGCCTGCAGGCAGCGGGCGAGCAGCGCTGCTTCCTCTTCATCAATGTCTCGGCCATCCACCAGCCGAACCGGCATTACCAGCCTGGCTGCGACGCGGATGGACTGGACAGCCACTGCGCCGCACTGCGCTACGTTGATGGCGAGTTGGCGGCGCTGTTCGCGGCCTTGCGCGCGCGTGGGCCGGCCTTCGTGATCATCTGTTCCGACCATGGCACCGCTTACGGTGAGGATGGCTTCCACGGCCACCGCCTCGCCCACGAGACGGTGATGAACGTCCCCTATGCGCATTTTGTGTTGAGCCCATGA
- a CDS encoding TetR/AcrR family transcriptional regulator produces the protein MNLSPKAQATRQHILDTGYRLVLQKGFAALGLQEILKACAVPKGSFYHYFASKEVFGCELLQQYVDGYGCKLEQLLAEPGNGRERLMRYWDAWARDPADPAQGWAEECLVVKLAAEVSDLSEDMRRVLDKGVQRLLQRIAALVEEGRADGSLPNGKPALDVARVLYQMWLGAALLSKLSQDRLPLLQAREATEHLLLCGNTVALSTPTN, from the coding sequence ATGAACCTCTCCCCAAAAGCCCAAGCCACCCGCCAGCACATCCTGGACACCGGCTACCGGCTCGTCCTGCAGAAGGGCTTTGCCGCCCTCGGCCTGCAGGAAATCCTCAAGGCCTGCGCCGTGCCCAAGGGCTCGTTCTATCACTACTTCGCGTCAAAGGAAGTGTTCGGCTGCGAGCTGCTGCAACAGTACGTAGACGGCTACGGGTGCAAGCTCGAGCAGCTGCTGGCCGAACCCGGCAACGGTCGCGAGCGGTTGATGCGCTACTGGGACGCCTGGGCGCGTGACCCGGCCGATCCGGCGCAGGGTTGGGCCGAAGAGTGCCTGGTGGTGAAGCTGGCCGCCGAGGTGTCCGACCTTTCCGAGGACATGCGTCGCGTGCTCGACAAGGGCGTGCAGCGTCTGCTGCAACGCATCGCCGCACTGGTCGAAGAAGGCCGCGCCGACGGCTCGCTGCCGAACGGCAAGCCCGCACTGGATGTCGCCCGCGTGCTGTACCAGATGTGGCTGGGTGCGGCCCTGCTGTCCAAGCTCAGCCAGGACCGTCTGCCGCTGCTGCAGGCCCGCGAAGCCACCGAACACCTGCTGTTGTGCGGCAACACCGTCGCACTTTCCACCCCCACCAATTGA
- a CDS encoding STM4012 family radical SAM protein yields MTVHRLSELLRLEPYQAYSYSYPHKSAYRPITQPPLLADAWASEPRDALFLYLHVPFCSYRCGFCNLFAMARPAPAQVEAYLAQMEKQLRVTAEALGEHRFVRFALGGGTPTYLDAPQLQRLFDFVQRHANIDLHSIPAGIEVSPETVDAAKMKICRDAGIDRVSMGIQSFSDAEVRSLVRPQQRAVVEEAIAQIRAAGIPTLNLDLIYGIAGQTVASFLTSIDSALAFQPEELYLYPLYVRPHTGLDRIGAKEGGKRSFVIHPESVDNRLALYDAGRERLLAAGYEQVSMRMFRAANAPDSGGPAYCCQSDGMVGIGCGARSYTSGLHYSSEYGVSRRSVADILAHYLERDEASFARIDYGVRLDEDERRRRFVIQSLLAQPGLDLAQYRERFGTECFDDLPQLDELFEQGLATREDALVALNDTGLARADTIGPWLISAGVAERMRDYQLD; encoded by the coding sequence ATGACCGTCCATCGTTTGTCAGAGCTGCTGCGGCTCGAGCCCTACCAGGCCTATTCCTACTCCTACCCGCACAAGTCCGCGTACCGGCCTATCACCCAGCCGCCGCTGCTTGCCGATGCCTGGGCGAGTGAACCGCGTGATGCGTTGTTCCTGTACCTGCACGTGCCGTTCTGCAGCTACCGCTGCGGCTTCTGCAATCTGTTCGCAATGGCGCGGCCAGCGCCGGCACAGGTGGAAGCCTATCTGGCGCAGATGGAGAAGCAGTTGCGGGTGACAGCCGAAGCTCTGGGTGAACACCGCTTCGTGCGCTTCGCGCTGGGCGGCGGCACGCCTACCTATCTGGATGCGCCGCAACTGCAGCGGCTGTTCGACTTCGTGCAGCGCCACGCCAATATCGACCTGCATTCGATTCCCGCAGGCATCGAGGTATCGCCGGAAACCGTGGACGCGGCGAAGATGAAAATCTGCCGCGACGCCGGCATCGACCGCGTCAGCATGGGCATCCAGAGCTTCAGCGATGCGGAAGTGCGCTCGCTGGTGCGGCCGCAGCAACGCGCGGTGGTCGAGGAAGCCATCGCGCAGATTCGTGCAGCCGGCATTCCAACGCTCAACCTGGACCTGATCTACGGCATCGCCGGGCAGACCGTGGCCAGCTTCCTGACCTCGATCGACAGCGCCCTCGCCTTCCAGCCGGAAGAGCTTTACCTCTATCCGCTATACGTGCGCCCGCATACCGGGCTGGATCGCATCGGTGCGAAGGAAGGCGGCAAGCGCTCGTTCGTCATTCATCCCGAATCGGTGGACAACCGCCTGGCGCTATATGACGCCGGCCGCGAGCGTCTGCTGGCCGCGGGCTATGAGCAGGTATCGATGCGCATGTTCCGCGCGGCCAACGCGCCGGATTCCGGTGGGCCGGCGTACTGCTGCCAGAGCGACGGCATGGTTGGCATCGGCTGCGGCGCCCGCTCGTATACCAGCGGCCTGCACTACTCCAGCGAATACGGTGTCAGCCGCCGCTCGGTGGCGGATATTCTTGCGCATTACCTGGAACGCGATGAGGCCTCTTTCGCCCGCATCGACTACGGCGTGCGGTTGGATGAGGACGAGCGCCGTCGCCGCTTCGTCATCCAGTCACTGCTGGCGCAGCCGGGCCTGGATCTTGCGCAATACCGTGAGCGCTTCGGCACGGAGTGTTTCGACGACCTGCCGCAGCTGGATGAGCTGTTCGAGCAGGGCCTGGCCACGCGCGAGGATGCACTGGTTGCCTTGAACGACACTGGTCTTGCCCGCGCCGACACCATCGGCCCTTGGCTGATCTCCGCGGGCGTGGCCGAGCGCATGCGCGACTATCAATTGGATTGA
- a CDS encoding type 1 glutamine amidotransferase domain-containing protein — protein MNVLFVLTSHDQLGDTGHKTGFWLEEFAAPYYVFKDAGANITLASPAGGQPPLDPRSDEPDAQTPATDRFRSDRDAQKQLATTLPLKQIDAAQFDAVFYPGGHGPLWDLARDADSIALIETFDRANKPLGLVCHAPGALIAARAADGKPLVAGRKVTGFSNSEEDAIGLSAVVPFLIEDEFTRLGGNYSKGPDWAPYVLNDGHLVTGQNPASSEAVAKALLAQLA, from the coding sequence ATGAATGTTCTGTTCGTACTGACCTCGCACGACCAGCTCGGCGACACCGGGCACAAGACCGGCTTCTGGCTGGAGGAATTCGCCGCCCCGTACTACGTGTTCAAGGATGCCGGCGCCAACATCACCCTCGCATCGCCGGCTGGCGGACAACCGCCGCTGGACCCGCGCAGCGATGAGCCCGATGCACAGACTCCGGCCACCGACCGTTTCCGCAGCGACCGCGATGCACAGAAGCAGCTGGCCACCACGCTGCCGCTGAAGCAGATCGACGCCGCCCAGTTCGACGCGGTGTTCTACCCTGGCGGCCACGGTCCGCTGTGGGATCTGGCCCGCGATGCCGACTCCATTGCCCTGATCGAAACCTTTGATCGCGCCAACAAGCCGCTGGGGCTGGTCTGCCATGCCCCTGGCGCGCTGATCGCCGCACGCGCTGCCGACGGCAAGCCGCTGGTTGCCGGCCGCAAGGTCACCGGTTTTTCCAACAGCGAAGAAGACGCCATCGGCCTGAGCGCGGTGGTGCCCTTCCTGATCGAGGACGAGTTCACCCGCCTCGGCGGCAACTACAGCAAGGGCCCGGATTGGGCGCCTTACGTGCTCAACGACGGCCACCTCGTCACCGGCCAGAACCCGGCTAGCTCCGAAGCCGTGGCCAAAGCCTTGCTCGCACAACTGGCCTGA
- a CDS encoding STM4011 family radical SAM protein — MHLSILYRGRLSSCNYDCPYCPFAKTYDTRAALRRDAEDLARFVDWAERQTMELSVLFTPWGEGLVRRHYREAMVQLSHMPHVRRVVIQTNLCIGTRWLDEVNLDSFALWCTYHPGQVTRAAFLARCNELARRGVRYTVGMVAMREHLEEIQLLREELPDNVPMWINAYDERPAGYYSDAEIQQLQRVDPHFLFNLEPSASLGAPCFTGENVVSVDGDGNVKRCHFVAEPLGNLYDGSFAAQLRPRGCPNQRCDCYIGYAHRKDLPFQRDYPGGVLERFRG, encoded by the coding sequence ATGCATCTTTCCATCCTCTATCGCGGGCGGCTGAGCAGTTGCAACTACGACTGCCCGTACTGCCCCTTCGCCAAGACCTACGACACCCGCGCCGCCCTGCGCCGCGACGCCGAGGACCTTGCGCGCTTCGTCGACTGGGCGGAGCGGCAGACGATGGAGTTGTCGGTGCTGTTCACGCCGTGGGGCGAGGGATTGGTGCGCCGCCACTACCGCGAGGCGATGGTGCAGCTGAGCCATATGCCGCATGTCCGTCGCGTGGTGATACAGACCAACCTGTGCATCGGCACGCGCTGGCTGGATGAGGTCAATCTCGACAGCTTCGCGCTGTGGTGCACCTACCACCCGGGACAGGTAACCCGCGCCGCCTTCTTGGCCCGCTGCAATGAACTGGCGCGGCGCGGCGTGCGTTACACGGTTGGCATGGTGGCGATGCGTGAACATCTGGAAGAGATCCAATTGCTGCGCGAGGAGCTGCCAGACAACGTGCCGATGTGGATCAACGCCTACGATGAGCGCCCTGCCGGTTACTACAGCGATGCCGAGATTCAACAGCTGCAACGCGTGGACCCGCACTTCCTGTTCAACCTCGAACCCTCGGCAAGCCTCGGCGCGCCCTGCTTCACCGGCGAGAACGTGGTGTCAGTGGATGGCGACGGCAACGTCAAACGCTGCCACTTCGTCGCCGAGCCACTGGGCAATCTTTATGACGGCAGCTTTGCGGCCCAGCTGCGTCCGCGCGGCTGCCCGAACCAGCGTTGTGATTGCTATATCGGTTATGCGCACCGCAAGGATTTGCCGTTTCAGCGGGATTATCCGGGTGGGGTTCTTGAGCGGTTTCGGGGATAA
- a CDS encoding zinc-binding dehydrogenase produces the protein MRSAIHTTFGEPAEVLALGDSPIPQPGPGEVRIKTLLASIHNHDLWTVRGKYGYKPTLPAIGGSEAVGIVEALGEGVEGITIGQRVMAASVHGTWAEYFIAPARMVIPVPDGIVDEAAAQLIAMPLSALMLLEFLQAEPGQWIVQNTANGAVGKTLAMLAAARGVHVLGLVRRDAGVDELKALGIDNVLSTTQPDWKARAQALLGDTLAHAAVDSIGGQASADLVSLLGENGTLVSFGTMAGEAMQIPSGDLIFKQATVKGFWGSKVSQQMSVENKRRLVGELLQRVLSGELELPVQAIYGLGDVAEAVTASLLPGRKGKVLLRP, from the coding sequence ATGCGCAGCGCCATCCACACCACCTTCGGTGAGCCAGCCGAAGTACTGGCCTTGGGCGACAGCCCCATCCCGCAGCCCGGCCCCGGCGAAGTCAGGATCAAAACCCTGCTCGCATCCATCCATAACCACGACCTGTGGACCGTGCGCGGCAAGTACGGCTACAAGCCCACCTTGCCAGCCATCGGCGGCAGCGAAGCAGTAGGCATCGTTGAGGCACTGGGCGAGGGTGTCGAAGGCATCACCATCGGCCAGCGCGTCATGGCCGCCTCGGTGCACGGCACCTGGGCCGAATACTTCATCGCACCCGCACGCATGGTCATCCCGGTACCGGACGGCATCGTCGATGAAGCCGCAGCACAGCTGATCGCCATGCCGCTGAGCGCGCTGATGCTGCTGGAATTCCTGCAGGCTGAGCCTGGCCAATGGATCGTGCAGAACACCGCCAACGGCGCCGTCGGCAAGACCCTGGCCATGCTGGCCGCCGCACGCGGCGTGCACGTGCTCGGGCTCGTACGTCGCGATGCGGGTGTCGACGAACTCAAGGCACTGGGCATCGACAACGTGCTGTCCACCACCCAGCCGGATTGGAAGGCGCGCGCACAGGCGTTGCTTGGCGACACACTGGCACACGCGGCAGTCGATTCCATCGGCGGTCAGGCCAGCGCGGATCTGGTGTCACTGCTAGGCGAAAACGGCACGCTGGTTTCGTTCGGCACCATGGCCGGCGAAGCCATGCAGATTCCCTCAGGCGACCTGATCTTCAAGCAGGCCACGGTGAAGGGTTTCTGGGGCAGCAAGGTCAGCCAGCAGATGTCGGTTGAGAACAAGCGTCGACTGGTAGGCGAGCTGCTGCAGCGCGTGCTGAGTGGCGAACTGGAACTGCCGGTGCAGGCGATCTACGGGTTGGGTGATGTTGCCGAAGCGGTGACGGCGAGCTTGTTGCCCGGACGCAAGGGCAAGGTGTTGTTGCGGCCCTGA
- a CDS encoding organic hydroperoxide resistance protein — protein sequence MKIFYKTRATATGGRAGRTALDDGSLALDLALPGSNKAGANPEQLFALGYAACFDNALPVAAKQLQLQPAGTATSVEVGIGQTAEGGYALDIDLHVEVKGLEQADAQRLVEAAHKICPYSNATRGNVDVRLHVTAA from the coding sequence ATGAAGATCTTCTACAAAACCCGCGCCACCGCCACCGGTGGTCGCGCCGGCCGTACCGCACTGGACGACGGCAGCCTCGCCCTCGATCTGGCCCTGCCGGGTTCCAACAAGGCAGGCGCAAACCCCGAGCAGCTGTTCGCCCTCGGCTACGCCGCCTGTTTCGACAACGCCCTGCCGGTCGCTGCCAAGCAGCTGCAGTTGCAGCCCGCCGGCACCGCCACCTCGGTGGAAGTGGGCATCGGCCAGACCGCCGAAGGCGGCTACGCACTGGATATCGACCTGCACGTTGAAGTGAAGGGCCTGGAACAAGCCGACGCCCAGCGTCTGGTCGAAGCCGCGCACAAGATCTGCCCGTACTCCAACGCCACGCGCGGCAATGTGGATGTGCGGCTGCATGTGACTGCGGCCTGA
- a CDS encoding arylsulfatase: MRRALVSSLALALPLCAGTAPAANSAKPNIVFILADNLGYGELGVYGGGILRGAPTPRIDALAGQGMRLLNFNVEAQCSPSRSALMTGRFSMRSGTYAVPVGGQADGLTLWEITIAELLSGQGYKTGMWGKWHLGSAEARLPTGQGFDEWYGIPRTYDEAMWSAQNEADGLWPSFGNRHGWNSEVVAPEPIYEARKGQKPRQVGILNLQARRTMEAEITDHAVTFIQKNAREGTPFFAYVSSSMVHMPVLPHPEFVGKTGNGDWADCLAEMDARTGQILDAIRDAGIEDNTIVVFASDNGPEATDPWQGDSGPWRGTYFTATEASLRAPFIIRWPGRIPAGTVSNDIVHIVDVFPTLAEVAGAKVPSDRAIDGVNQLAFFEGKQPHSNREGFPAYVADRLSAVKWHDWKMHFIWQENMYDPPVTLAEPKIINLLTDLKEERDVGVKVSWLATPMMKVVYDWEASLKRYPPIKMGTPDPYTPAASKR, encoded by the coding sequence ATGCGCCGAGCGCTGGTTTCCAGCCTCGCACTCGCCCTGCCGCTGTGTGCGGGCACGGCACCGGCAGCCAACAGTGCCAAGCCCAACATCGTTTTCATTCTTGCCGACAACCTCGGCTACGGCGAGCTTGGCGTATACGGCGGCGGCATTCTGCGTGGTGCGCCGACGCCGAGGATCGATGCGCTGGCAGGCCAGGGCATGCGCCTGCTGAACTTCAACGTTGAAGCACAGTGCTCACCGAGCCGATCTGCGCTGATGACCGGGCGTTTCTCGATGCGCTCCGGCACCTATGCGGTGCCGGTAGGCGGCCAAGCCGATGGTTTGACGCTGTGGGAAATAACCATTGCCGAGCTGTTGTCCGGGCAAGGCTATAAAACCGGCATGTGGGGCAAGTGGCATCTCGGCAGCGCCGAAGCACGCTTGCCGACTGGGCAAGGTTTCGATGAGTGGTATGGGATTCCGCGCACCTACGATGAAGCCATGTGGTCCGCGCAGAATGAAGCTGACGGCTTGTGGCCCTCGTTTGGCAACAGACATGGCTGGAATTCCGAGGTGGTCGCCCCGGAACCCATCTACGAAGCCCGCAAGGGTCAGAAGCCGCGTCAGGTTGGCATTTTGAATCTACAGGCGCGGCGCACAATGGAGGCCGAGATTACCGACCATGCCGTGACCTTCATCCAGAAGAACGCGCGCGAAGGCACGCCATTCTTCGCCTATGTCTCCTCGTCGATGGTACATATGCCGGTACTGCCCCACCCGGAATTCGTCGGCAAAACCGGTAATGGCGATTGGGCCGATTGTCTGGCCGAGATGGATGCTCGCACCGGCCAGATTCTCGATGCCATCCGTGATGCAGGCATCGAGGACAACACCATCGTTGTTTTCGCCAGCGACAATGGCCCAGAGGCCACCGACCCATGGCAAGGCGACAGTGGTCCGTGGCGCGGCACCTATTTCACCGCAACCGAAGCATCACTGCGTGCACCTTTCATCATCCGCTGGCCGGGCAGGATTCCGGCCGGCACGGTCAGCAACGATATCGTGCACATCGTTGATGTGTTTCCCACGCTGGCCGAAGTAGCTGGCGCAAAAGTACCCAGCGATCGCGCCATTGACGGCGTCAACCAGCTTGCGTTCTTCGAGGGCAAGCAGCCGCATTCCAACCGCGAGGGCTTTCCTGCCTATGTCGCCGACCGGTTGTCGGCAGTGAAGTGGCATGACTGGAAGATGCATTTCATCTGGCAGGAAAACATGTATGACCCACCGGTCACCTTGGCGGAGCCCAAGATCATCAATCTGCTTACCGACCTTAAAGAAGAGCGCGATGTCGGGGTCAAGGTGTCCTGGCTCGCCACGCCGATGATGAAGGTGGTGTACGACTGGGAAGCCAGCCTCAAGAGATATCCCCCAATCAAAATGGGCACGCCTGATCCGTATACTCCGGCTGCTTCGAAGCGCTGA
- a CDS encoding lysozyme inhibitor LprI family protein: MNTLPRLLSAMAMACLPLAAAHAQNLDRAAEGIDCANVTSTMESDLCASDRATDADTVLNTTYKLARRQLQQQAADGSCTHCGAAEQQLIEAQRAWIQLRDKDCDAVYAFNADGTSRNGAQMHCLTTHAQDRTRQLRDFYEL, encoded by the coding sequence GTGAACACGCTACCGCGCTTGCTGTCGGCTATGGCCATGGCGTGCCTGCCGCTGGCCGCTGCCCATGCGCAGAACTTGGATCGTGCTGCCGAAGGCATCGACTGTGCGAACGTCACCAGCACGATGGAGAGCGACCTGTGCGCCTCCGATCGCGCCACCGACGCTGATACGGTCTTGAACACCACGTACAAGCTCGCCCGCCGCCAACTACAGCAGCAGGCCGCCGATGGCAGCTGCACGCATTGCGGCGCTGCCGAGCAGCAATTGATTGAGGCGCAACGCGCCTGGATCCAGTTGCGCGACAAGGACTGCGACGCGGTCTACGCCTTCAATGCCGACGGTACATCGCGCAATGGTGCGCAGATGCACTGTCTTACCACCCACGCGCAGGACCGTACCCGGCAGCTGCGCGATTTCTACGAACTTTGA
- a CDS encoding STM4015 family protein: protein MTIGEYTQVYRGKKVVDFKMGGSAVAGDVAYRLMQEYDSDESQEELLANFFEQVDPKSIEVLVIGAWDEASSDGPQGLIDGLIARRAELGNLKALFVGDMTYEDCEMSWINQISYNPLLEAFPGLESLRIRGTSELELQPFTHASLQELAIESGGLPNEIVIAIANSTLPALRHLELWLGDDGYGFDGDVAVYQRLLLAIGPERLHYLGLRNAMISDELAVWLAGEPWLGTLQTLDLSLGTIGDVGAQALCESPNLGSLQRIDLSHHYISEAWQQKLQALPCTVVLDDPEEEDDGDRYVAVSE from the coding sequence GTGACCATTGGCGAATACACGCAGGTTTATCGTGGCAAGAAAGTCGTTGACTTCAAGATGGGTGGCTCGGCCGTAGCCGGCGATGTCGCTTACCGCTTGATGCAGGAATACGACAGCGACGAGAGCCAGGAGGAACTGCTGGCCAATTTCTTCGAGCAGGTTGATCCGAAGTCGATTGAAGTGCTGGTCATCGGCGCATGGGATGAGGCTTCCAGTGACGGCCCGCAGGGCCTGATCGATGGGCTGATTGCGCGCCGTGCCGAGCTGGGCAACCTGAAGGCGCTGTTCGTGGGCGACATGACCTACGAAGACTGCGAGATGTCGTGGATCAACCAGATCTCCTACAACCCGCTGCTGGAAGCCTTCCCGGGCCTGGAGTCGCTGCGTATCCGTGGCACCTCCGAGCTTGAGCTGCAGCCCTTCACGCATGCGTCGCTGCAGGAACTGGCGATCGAGAGCGGTGGCCTGCCGAACGAGATCGTAATCGCCATCGCCAACTCCACGCTGCCGGCCCTGCGCCATCTTGAGCTGTGGCTTGGCGATGATGGTTATGGCTTCGATGGCGATGTGGCGGTCTACCAGCGATTGTTGTTGGCGATCGGGCCGGAGCGCCTGCATTACCTGGGCCTGCGCAACGCCATGATCAGCGACGAGCTGGCGGTGTGGCTGGCCGGTGAGCCGTGGCTGGGCACGCTGCAGACGCTGGACCTGTCGCTGGGCACCATCGGCGACGTCGGCGCGCAGGCGCTGTGCGAGAGCCCGAACCTGGGCAGCCTGCAGCGCATCGACCTGAGCCACCACTACATTTCCGAGGCCTGGCAGCAGAAGCTGCAAGCGCTGCCGTGCACGGTGGTGCTGGACGATCCGGAAGAAGAAGACGACGGCGACCGCTACGTGGCGGTGTCCGAGTAA
- a CDS encoding STM4014 family protein, producing MIGPRGSRRIGWLQRALHDQGAPAAHVFDYETLLAEPARLLEALAQAPDAIVKLESPGEAPALHQALVLRGWELSGAAGDAPLPAAHGELVHQQFWYAGFADVLASLPAGPRYLNAPADLACMSDKLRCQHLLADAGVAVPPLFGAISGYEDLCTRLRDAACERVFIKARYGSSGAGVLAYARNRDGREVAYGSAELVEQDGRWRVFNSLRQRRYDRHGDIARLVDLLAEQGAYIERWIPKPTVPGSDGRRYDVRVVALDGQPRQRVARMSAGALTNLHLGNARTQLEALLDADAIRHLQAATVKAAAAFPASRMIGFDLIVRGTRSWVLEANGFGDLLLDLRHAGRTTYEDQALLAPARSAINEYAHA from the coding sequence TTGATCGGCCCGCGCGGCAGCCGCCGTATCGGGTGGCTGCAGCGTGCCCTGCACGATCAGGGTGCGCCTGCCGCGCATGTGTTCGATTACGAAACCCTGCTCGCCGAGCCTGCGCGCCTGCTTGAGGCACTCGCGCAGGCGCCCGATGCCATCGTCAAACTGGAGTCACCCGGCGAAGCGCCTGCGCTGCATCAGGCCTTGGTGCTGCGTGGCTGGGAGCTGTCCGGCGCTGCTGGCGATGCGCCCTTGCCTGCCGCGCATGGTGAGCTGGTGCATCAGCAGTTCTGGTATGCCGGCTTTGCCGATGTGCTGGCGTCGCTTCCGGCGGGGCCGCGTTACCTCAATGCACCGGCCGATCTTGCCTGCATGTCGGACAAGCTCCGCTGCCAGCACCTGCTGGCCGATGCAGGCGTGGCAGTACCGCCTTTGTTTGGGGCGATCAGCGGCTACGAGGATCTGTGCACACGGCTGCGCGATGCGGCCTGCGAGCGTGTCTTCATCAAGGCCCGTTACGGTTCGTCCGGTGCTGGCGTGCTGGCTTACGCGCGCAACCGCGATGGACGCGAGGTGGCCTATGGTTCGGCGGAGCTCGTGGAACAGGACGGCCGCTGGCGGGTTTTCAATTCGCTGCGGCAGCGTCGGTACGACCGGCACGGCGATATCGCACGGTTGGTGGACCTGCTTGCCGAGCAAGGCGCCTACATCGAGCGCTGGATTCCCAAGCCCACCGTGCCGGGTAGCGATGGCCGCCGCTATGACGTGCGCGTGGTCGCACTCGATGGCCAGCCACGGCAGCGGGTGGCGCGGATGAGCGCGGGCGCGCTGACCAACCTGCACCTGGGCAATGCGCGCACGCAACTGGAAGCACTGCTGGATGCCGACGCCATCCGCCATCTGCAAGCTGCCACGGTGAAGGCCGCGGCTGCATTCCCCGCCAGCCGCATGATCGGCTTCGACCTGATCGTGCGCGGCACGCGTAGCTGGGTGCTGGAAGCCAATGGCTTCGGCGACCTGCTGCTGGACCTGCGCCATGCCGGGCGCACCACTTATGAAGACCAGGCGTTGTTGGCGCCTGCGCGTTCTGCCATCAACGAGTACGCCCATGCTTGA
- the aroQ gene encoding type II 3-dehydroquinate dehydratase, producing the protein MAKLLVLHGPNLNLLGTREPDVYGHTTLAQIDAALAAQAQAQGHQSEHLQSNAEHVLVDRVQAARADGTAFILINPAAFTHTSVALRDALAGVAIPFIEIHLSNPHAREPFRQHSYLSDKAIGVICGFGADSYRYAMDAALARVGAAA; encoded by the coding sequence ATGGCAAAACTGCTGGTCCTTCACGGCCCCAACCTCAACCTGCTGGGCACACGCGAGCCCGACGTCTACGGCCACACCACCTTGGCCCAGATCGACGCTGCGCTCGCTGCACAGGCACAGGCGCAGGGGCACCAGAGCGAACACCTGCAGTCCAACGCCGAGCATGTGCTGGTGGACCGGGTGCAGGCTGCGCGTGCCGATGGAACCGCTTTCATCCTGATCAACCCCGCGGCCTTCACTCATACCTCGGTGGCCCTGCGCGATGCGCTGGCCGGGGTGGCAATTCCGTTCATCGAGATCCACCTGTCCAACCCGCATGCGCGCGAGCCCTTCCGCCAGCACAGCTACCTGAGCGACAAAGCTATCGGCGTGATCTGCGGCTTCGGCGCCGACAGCTACCGCTATGCGATGGACGCTGCCCTGGCGCGCGTGGGAGCGGCTGCGTGA